Within the Vigna angularis cultivar LongXiaoDou No.4 chromosome 10, ASM1680809v1, whole genome shotgun sequence genome, the region CCACTGCCACGCACCGGCACAAAAGACCTCTTTCCACTACATCGCAGAGAACCCTTAAATTCCCCATATGTTACCAAACTTCACCATCAATCACTCTTTGCTCTTGCGCAATAACAAGAGTAACACTCAAGGTATTTTGAGGTTCGAACTCCACTCACTACCATTCTCTAACACAACTCCAACCTTGCCCACAACTACTATCCTTAGACCATCACTACTCACACATAACCACCCAACCCGAGGTATTCAAGGACATGAAGTATCTCACACATGTTAGAACGAGTATTAAAAATACCCAACCCCACGTAAAACTTCAAAGTATGTAGGAACAACAGGATAACAATTTAAACAGATCAAATCCACAACAAGACAACAACATAATCTATTCAGGCCAAAGTGACGAAACACACCACTTATTACCAACCAGCACATATAACTTCACGAACAAGttgattttcataaaataaaggACAACACAACTAACAAGGTACCCTATGACGGCAACGTCGCTTCCCACAACGTCAAAACCATTTATAACTCTCACAACACAGGGGGACAATCCTTAAATCATTACCAACCAGTTTCAAGTACAAACGTCACGAACCAGCTACAACAATTCTACTGTCCAAGCACACAACCTCATAGCAGTTTGAAATCAATTAATTACATGCTGCCAAACATAGTCATGAGAAAAACAATAGTTAGCTACAACATTTCTGCACCAGTCACTCACCCTTCCTTAACTCAATCTCAAACACCCAATTGCACTAAACCCACTCGGGCCGCCACTGCCACACAGAAAGATAGCTAAGCCACTGTCCTACTCCCAAACTTACCTCGAACCCACCCATTCCAGCACCTAAACCATGCATTGTCACGTTCTAAATTGAGATATATATGGACAACTCATATAAGGGTAGTTTTGCAGACTTAGTGAACTTCAACTATAATAAAGCTCAAAACACTTACACCCCAACCAAGGCCATCATCTCTACATGCTTAACCTCATAACAAGATaatgaaaatatcaaatatcCAAAGATTAAAAGCAGTACAGTCCAAATTACAATTTGTTTCCAAAATACAACATAAAGCAGAATCAATCCATTAATCAAACCAAAGCATCAATTCAAAATTCACAGGTTACCCAATATGACAGTGTTTCATTATCAAACACGCATTCaagaaattaatcaaattacaaACAAGCTAGTTCCCCATACCTGGTTTGAAACCTCGTCAACCATTAGGATAGTCACTCCCCACGTTTGCCCAAAACCCCAAGAAACACAAAGCCCTTCTCGTTCATTCTAAAAAAATTGCGCTTGGTTCTTAACACTTCCTCCTACTTCTCGAATCGACCCTCCATCACCGTTGTCTCCACTTTTGGATCGCACACGAAGACTCTGTGCTTCACCCTCTCTCGCGTCGCATCCTCTCCATCTCCCCCCTAATCCCCCAACGAAATAAAAAACGAAAAGAACCTTAATCCCCTTTTCCCCTAacggaaaataaataaataaaagaaagaatgatgtctattcacaaaaccaaaagaaaggaataaaacaaaaataaccgaTTTTGACTCCACCAGCCTCGAACCTAGTCTCGTACTTAGACCGTATACCTATTAAACCACTAAGACAtgtcatttcttttttattatattatcattactACTTTAGTTCCCATATCTAAATTAAGAcattaataaatcaaaacacacctaacttattttattaataaccaATATTCTCCCTATTAACTTATGCCAACTTTTGCctagaaatatattaaattccAAGATCTTACATCAATCATGCAGAATGAGTATTAATAGTAATACTTGGTGAATAGGAAGAAGACAAATTGTGAGTGTTAGAAAAAGGGTGggctttcatttttatttcttgcAACAGTAGTGAACGTGAGCATTCTATAGCATATTCTCTAGTCAGATTCAAGCAAGGGAGCACTTTCATCTCTCTGGAGGTATTGATTCTGTTCTCCTCtgatttaaaattctaatagtTTCCTTTTCACATATGTGTTTGTGTTTATAGTTCCGTAAATCTTTGAAATAATGGATGACCACTTGTTTCTTTCTCTGCCAATTCTCCATTATATTCTCTCTCTGCGTATTAGTTAAATCAGGTAAAgtaatctttttataattttcacttCCAAATTAGAAACATCATCTTTATTTCACATCCCATTATCAATTATGCATCATATATGTAGAACATGAACATTTTTAACTTTGGAAGCTTTTATTAAATCATGCAACTAACATCATCTGAATAATAAATGGATGAGTAAAATACAATATGCTTTCTCAAATTATGCTTACAGTCACCAATTTTATGAAGGTACATGTGTAATGCGAAAAAACAAAGTGATATTTAATATACAAATGGAAAATTtgtgtaaaattttataagCAGTTTGGTCTCAGTTTAATTTCAGAAAACATAACAGTATCATTTTACTTTAAACGGAGCAAATGATGTCCTTTCTAAGAGAGAGTAACTAGttcaaaagtttatttaaatgagtatttttaatttttaattttttttctcttagtttaatgtattaataaagaaaaaattacacaATCATAATTATCATCATATTAAGTCAAACACAAGTATTTAAGTAATCAAATTTAACTCACTAATTCAATctcattaaattatatatatatatatatatatatatatatatatatatatatatatatcataaaactggattaatcttttaatgatgtgaaaattttaatacattctGTTGAGGACATTGGGAATGGTAAAGAGGTAGGTTTGATATACCTAACTAATTTCATTTAGATTTTTAACAACTGTATAAAGATATTAAAGTGGTGGTATTTAATCCTAACttaaatcttataaaatcaatttagtaaggtgaggtttgtattcacttatatattataatttgtacatatctaccaactcttaattttccTGACTTCCTACATTGAGCGgagatttctgaagtcatttttctgacttcccccgagcggccATTATAACCTGACCAAGTTGAGGTCCGAACCTTCctgcacataatattttataatttaaaattaaaagtcgttagaacctaacaaggttgagggcagctctgaaccatcctgtgcataatattttataatttaaaattaagagtcggtagaacctgacaaggttgaatgTAGCTCTGAACCAtcatgtgcataatattttataatttaaaattaagagttggtagaacctgacaaggttaaatgcagctctgaaccatcatgtgcatattattttataatttaaaattaagagtcgttAGAAcatgacaaggttgaacgcaactctGAACCGTCTTTTgcataacattttataatttaaaattaggagttggtagaacctgacaaggttgaatgCAACTCTGAACCAtcatgtgcataatattttataatttaaaattaggaGTCGGTAGAACCTAACAAGGTTGAACACAACTCTGTACCTTCCTGTGCAGGATGTAGGGATGAAAGTTCCTGAAAGTTcttaaaacaaaagacatgcctttAGGAATTATTACGAAATTTTTTACTCTTGTTGCAAAATATGGTGTTGATCCGAAGTAGcgatgtcgagaccgagcgcGCGTCTGGTTCTTCGGGGCTTCATGAGGATGCCGCTCGatcccacggtgggcgccaaaatgtttcggttgaaaTTGGccgagggtcggtcgtccttcctttctctgctctcttttgatattcaattcTCTCCGAGAACGCGATCCAATCCAAtgggttgttgacctgcagaagacactccaacgctcaagtcagatatgtttcataaagaggtatatattttattagaatagaAAAGGATCATTGTACAACCATTAatgcaatatattttaggtaatcaaacccaataattaatcattaatgtcGTATATTTGTAGAGCGAAAGACAATATGACCTATTAGTATGTGTTAGGTAGGATTTCCAAAAATGATAGGTCTAGTAGACATTTTAAAATCAGATtctgaaaacaaaacaatatttaaagGCAAAAACTAGATTCGATAGAAAAGACCTTTAATCCACAAGAAAGAGTGAATCTCTTTGTGACTAAGAGTCCACTAAATGACCTCTAAACAATACACGTGGAAGGAACATATTGGGGTTACTCCAGCGAGTCAGATGGTAGTCATCTAGAGAAGATCAGATGATTGGCGATGGTGTGTGGGATTCACGTGCCTTGAAGAACTTTATAACTGATGTGCGTGGCGTTGCTTATAAATGTTTCTCGCCCTGATTCTAACACGGGTGGTCGTCGCTTGAAGAGGCAATCCCGGTCTGATGGTCATCGATGAAAACTGTGAAGATAACTGATGACGATAAAAGACTGCAAAAAATGCACCGAAAATTACATAGACTAGGAACCTGTTTTGATACCAACTTAAAATTGAAACAGAAAGAAATTATGTATTTGGAAGTCCTAAAGAAGCTTGATGAAGTCCTCTTTTTAATCTTTCATATATAGGACTTAATACATTTGAACCACTAAATCTCACAAGGAAAGACAACTCATACTCaactaattaatattatgaaatCATTGAAGTTTGTATTTTCCTCAATTGATTCAGTACCACGAGTTGATATTTTCATGACTTTCACATAAGATTCTTGATAGTTTTATTAATCCCTTTGTCAATAATTAACTAGTCTTATAATTGGCCTCTTAGATAAGTTACATTTCCCTATAATAGAAGTTCGGATACACATGCCACCTCActcaaaatttacaaaattgatGCAAAAAActgttgaaaaaaattaatttagtcttaaaaaaataaggaaTTAAAGTGAAGATTttgtgtttaaaagaaaaaattgaaaattaaattataaataagaaagcAAAGTGTCTTATATTAACGGAAATTTTTTGAAGAGAGGGTATATGATAAACTTGATCTTAACTATTTAAGGGAGGAAAACGGtgaattaatatatttcaatataatgaCTTAATACAAGTAACAGAACTTGAAGACTTGAAAGTATAGTTTTGTTTAACGAATTGTTTATAAAGTGATTTTCGATGTAAAGTGTAGAACTCTTGTTACTCATCAAGTAACCAATCGGATCATGCATATAATAACTTAATTCCGAGAACCTCTCTCACAATTaacattttaagaaattatgtatttttgttctttttctatttttacattttatctaaaattgatataatctaaaaatgtggatataaatttaaataaatatagaaaaattaaacttacaaaaaaaagtataatgttAATTTTGTACACAACGCATGTTTTAGtttaagctttggttaaatatattttgtactggtacacttttctttttctatttaacACATCTTCTCATCTACATACTTGTATGTTTGAAaatgatttatgttttaatgGTGGGAggttaaaacatttataaaacgttattttaagaaaaaaatgttccacaaaattatcaaagtgtcgaaaaataaatttaaaaactctaATCAAACCTACAAATTTTAAGCAATGATTAAagttattagatttttttttattgtgtatcCCATAATTGACTATTTAGGATAGAAaacattaaatgtaattattacgCTTGATAACTTTTTACGTACTGAAAGAtgaagtaaattattttaaaatctttttattatctaattCATCTAAATATAATTGCAAGACTTACAAATGCGTTTATCTTTACTTGTTCAGGTTTAAGAAAGTTGTATATGTTGGAATAAATTGATGGAGTGTCTCTTTGGTTTTGCATCTTCTGTTTCAAGAGATTTAGTGTGTGGAGCATTAAATCAATTACGTTATCCTTGTTGCTCTAAAAATTTCGTCAAAAGgcttgaagaagaagagagcAATTTGATTATAACGAAAGATAGTGTCCAAAAATTTGTTACGCACAACAAGAAACAAGCGAGAAAGCCCAGTGAAATTGTGGACAAGTGGCTGGAAGATGCTATCAATGATGTACACAATGTCAATCAGTTGCTGGAAGAGGCAAGAACACAAAAACATTGTTGCTTTGGGCACTGCCCAAATTGGATTTGGCGATATCATGTTGGAAAAAAGTTAGCAAACAAAACTATGCACCTCGAAAAGTTCATTAAAGAGGGCAGAGAATATGTGCCATTTGACCGCATCGCTACGCTTCCTTCAAACACCCTTGATATTCTTTCAGAAAAATGCATGAATTTTGAGAGTAGACAATCTGCTTATGAGCAACTACTTGATGCAGTGAAAAATAATGATGTTTCCATGATTGGGTTGTATGGGATGGGAGGTTGTGGTAAAACCACATTAGCAATGGAGGTTAGGAAATTAGTAGAAGCAGAGCATCTTTTTGACAAAGTTCTTTTTGTACCTGTTTCTAGTACCGTGGAAGTTCAGAGGATTCAAGAAAAAATAGCAAGTTCACTGCCATTTGAATTTCCAGAAACCGAAGAAATGCAGAGAGCCCAAAGATTGTGCTCAAGATTAActcaagagaaaaatatttttataattctcGATGATGTGTGGCACAACCTTGACTTTGGTCGTATTGGGATTCCTTCATCTGAACACCATAAAGGATGCAAGATTCTCATTACCAGTAGATCAGAAGCAGTTTGTACTTTAATGGACTGTCAACGAAAGATTTACTTGCCAATTTTAACGGATGAAGAAGCATGGACTCTTTTCCAAAATAAAGCACTTATAACAGAAGCCACCTCTGATACCTTAAAGGATCTGGGAAGATTAATTTCCAATGAATGTAAAGGATTGCCGGTTGCCATTGCAGCTGTTGCTTGTAGTTTGAAGGGAAAAGCTGAGACGGTATGGAGGGTTGCATTGAATAAATTGAGACATTCTAAGCCAATAAATATTGAAAGAGGTTTGACTGATCCCTACAAGTGCCTGCAGTTGAGCTATGATAATTTGGATGATAAAGAAGCTAAATCACTTTTCCTGTTGTGCTCTGTGTTTCCTGAAGATTCTGAAATTATAGTTGAACGTTTAGTAAGATGTGCAATAGGATTAGGTGTAGTTGGAGAAGTTGACTCATATGAAGAGGCAAGGAATGAAGTGATTGCAGCTAAAATTAAGCTTGTTAGTTGTTGTTTATTGTTGGATGCAGATGATGAACGTGTCAAAATGCATGACATAGTTCGTGATGTGGCCCACATAATAGCAAAAGATGAGAATAAGATGATCAAGTGTGAAGTGGAGAAAGATGTTAGAGTGGAACAAAATTCAGTTAGATATCTATGGTGTGTGAAATTTCCAAATGATTTGGATTGCTCCAATCTTGAATTTTTATGCTTACGGACAAAGATGAAAGAATTTGATGGGATTTTCAAAAGAATGGGAATGCTCAAAGTTTTGATTCTTGTCAACGATGAGTATGGAAGAACACCATTGTTAACAATATCTTTCGAAACATTAACAAATCTTCGTTATCTATTCATTCTGAATTATGAATTGAGCGACTTCTCATTTTTAGGCGGTATGAAGAATCTTCAAAGTCTCTCGTTATATAATTGTTTACTGCCTTCATTTCCTGAATTACAAACGGATGTTGCGATTACACTAAAATTGTTAGACTTAAATGGATGTAACATTAAAGTGAAGAATTTTGAAGTGATTAAAAGAATCCCGCTTTTGGAAGAGTTGTACATCATTGAAATTGAAGGAGAATGGGATGCTAACAGTGTAGACAATATTGAATTCTTTAAGACGTTTAGCATTCCCGAAACACTGCAAAGGTATGGAATTGTATTAGGACCTTTTGGTTTTGAGGATTTTGATGGTAGAGATATTTACATTCATGGCAGAACTTTATTACTTAACCATTTTGACATATCAAATGAGGTAATAAAGGGTTTGGCAAAAAGAGCAAAGGATCTATTCGTGGCAACTATTCATGGAGGTGCAAAAAATATCATCCCTGATATATTTCAACTTGAAGGAGGAGGTTTGGATGAGTTGAATAAGTTGAAGATACGTGATTCTGAAGAGTTAGAATGTTTGATTGACACTCATAGTCACTCGAGTGAGGTGGTAACTCTCTTCTCCAAGTTGCATACGCTTGGAATTGAGAACATGAGAAATCTAAGAGTTATATGGCATTGTTTTCTTCCTGCCAATGGGCCTTTTGAGAAGTTAGAGAAGCTGTATTTAAGTGATTGTCCACGTCTGACATCTCTCTTCACGTATGTTGTTGCTCGAAgtttgataaaattgaaaatattagaaatatcAAGATGTGATGAACTGAAGTATATATTAGCAGATGATGACAAAACGGAGGAAGGTGAAGATGAATTCACCACAGGGCATCCTGTACAAATTTTCCAAAATCTGCAGGATGTACAGATAAATAGCTGTCgagaattaaaacatatattccCAGCCAACATTGTTGGAGGGTTAGGTCAATTGAAAGTGCTCATGATAGAAGAATGTGACAAGCTAGATCAAATAATTGGAGATATTGTTCCATCAACAGACCGTGATAAAGTAATAGAGGAAGGTAAGCATCCATATTTCTATAGCCCTTCAATTCCAACAAGAGTTGTGAAGCATAGCCTAGTTACATTACATGGTATTCCTTAGTTTAAAATGGTGACACATGTAGCTTCGAACTTATATATTGTTTCATTGTGATGTTATTTTCCGTTAGTAAGGTTCAAACTCGAGACACTACTAATCTACGTTTACTTAAATCAATTACTTGTTAATACACTAAAACCAAAATTGGTCTCATTGACAATTATATTTGCATGTGAAGTTGTttgtcaaatttaaaattatttaaaggaaACTGTCTTGTACGATTATTTTAGTTCCTAGaaaccaatatttttttaatttataattgcTTTTCAGGAACTCTATCCAGCCTTACAAGTCTTATGATAGAACGTTGTGGGAAGTTAGGCTCAATTTTTACAGCATCTATAGCTAAGAACTTGACTTCTTTGGAAGAATTGTACATACGAAGGTGCAAAAGTTTGAAGGATATAGTAACTCACGAAAGGGTCAATAAAAATCAAGAGGAAAGCATTGTTGAGGATGAGCATGATGTTCAGAGTGATATTTCAATCTTCCAAAGTTTGAAAAACCTACGTATCATTGATTGTGTGTTATTGGAGGGTATATTCCCTGTTTCTTTTGTTGGAGAATTGAATgatataacaaataaagaggTTGCTGATTTGAAAGACTTCTCTAGTCGAAATAATACTCAAATTGAGCTTCCTGCTTTACAAGTACTTGAACTTCATCATATTCTTGTTGGTAGTTATGATGTGATATGTCCATCTTTAAGAACACTATCATTGGATATTGGGAGATATGTTGGGTTTTTCAACATAAATTGTTCAAGCGATGCTTCAGAAGCTACAAAAAGGGATTGTATTGCAATCAAGGTATGAAAAACCATCATTTACATTGTTTCTATCTTTGtgaatttacaaaaattaatctaaatatttgaatttcaagATGATGTTGtgtaaaaagtaataaatggTCTTACATGCCCTGCCACTTACTAGTGACCTGAGTTCATATCAATAGCTgcaacataaatttttaatatgtaagtATTGGGATAGATTATTTGGAATAGATTAACtttggaaaattatttttgcGAAGAAACAAGTGAATCTAAATAATTATAGACATTGCTTAAACTTTTATCTATACGAACAATACGATAGAAATGGAATACGTTAATAATCagagttaaaataatatttagtttggttTAAGAAGTATTTTGGTGTATAAATTGCAGATATCGAACTCAGATTTTGATCCGCCGGTTGAAAGTGTTGAATGTCTTTCAAAACAACCACATGGTTTGAACTTGATTATGACACACAATTTTAGAAAGATTGAACTGAAAGGCTTTGATAAGGCAAAGTACCTTTTTAAACTCTCCATTGCTTCATCATTGACGATGTTGGAAATTTTGACAATTAACGAATGTGAAGGGCTTGAGTACATTATAGACACTGATGATGAATATGGCAAAGAGAATATGAAAGCTATCTTTCCTAACTTAAAAAAGCTCTCAGTGTATAACTGTTTCcgattgaaatatatgtttgGGCAATATGACGTAGCTAATAAGGATTATAAGGAGATTCATATTCAATTCTCAGCATTGGAAATACTCACTCTTCGGAATCTACCAAACTTTGTTAGCATTTGTTCTACCCATATTCTGACTGTGACGTGGCCATCTTTGAAGGACTTTCAGTGTTACAGATGTTTGTCTCCATTTTATGGTTCAAGAGAGCCTATTATCACAAGTACGAAGGTAGtcttgtcttttttttctttttatgattattaattaatttttcttttttcgtttaTGTTTTTACATTTGCTCTTAATGTCCTACAGGATCCGAAAGGGATTCAGAACCATCTCCTCACTTTGCAAACTCTACACATAACGCTTTCTGATGCAGAACGTATTTTTTGTCTTAATGAACATGAAATTGAATTGGCCAACAATTCACTTACTCTCCAACATCTTACCACATTAGAAATATGGCATTGTGGAAAGTTGGAAGTAATCTTTCCAAAGTCTGTGGTAAGATGCTTACCAAAGTTGAAGCTTTTGACGATTAAAGAATGCAAAGAATTAAGACAAATCATTGAAGAGGGTGTGGAGGATAAAAAATTGTCTAACCTTGTTTCTCCTCAACCATGCTTCCCAAAACTAGAAGCATTGCATGTTGGTCATTGTCACAAGTTGAAAAGATTATTCTCTGGAGCCAATGACCTTCCCAATCTTCATCTTCTGGCCATAAATGGAGCCAATGAACTAGAAGAGCTTGTTGGATGTAAACAAGGAAAGATTAAAGTTGAGCTTCCAAGActcaaacttttaatatttacgCATATGGAAAACTTCAGTCAAGAGATTGAATTGCATAATGTAAAGAATTGCATTGTCTACAAATGTCCAAAACTCTCTTTGACTTCAACAACTACATTTACGAAGCTCATTTATGATTTTCCTCGCAAAGGTAATTCTTTTCTGCATAAATGTTGGTCTTTATACACTCTCAAAAAGGAAGTTTATGAGTTTCAaatgaaatgtaattttatctCACTCTTATTCAACAacgaaaatatattaattattagactcaaattattttaagaaattaactctttttttagttattttcacattttgttTGCACTATTACAATTTAGTTATCTATGTAATTTAATCTATCTTAGTGTActattacaatttattattttttaattgttttatgatggcaagaaatattaaataattgttatgttaaCTAAATGCTTTGAAATAAGTCTTGCATATGTATATATTGGCATGGTTTCCAATTCCCAACCGAGTACCAccagaattttttaaaattagaacaTTAACTTAATTTTTGCTGCAAGTCTTTTATTATTAGGTTCTAGTAATCTTAGTTATGAGAACACTGTTGTAAAGGGTAGGATCCCTAAGACGTAGAGTCACCACTTTATTTGATGGGTGATAAAAATATTCccaactttatatatatatatatatatatatatatatatatattaattgtattGATATAATGATCCATCGTGGAAAGTTGAGGTTGTATTCCTTTTTGttatgaatttcattttcacgTGAATTTCCTAATATATATCTTTCTACAGATTTCGTAAACACTGAAGTTCGTAGTTGGGAATttgaattcatagtaaaatcTATATACCGTTATTCAACTATTAATGATAGCAGTGAGTTCACTTCATCACAGGTCAGAACCAACCAAtctatgaatatgaatataaataaaataaaataaaaaagccGATAATGTCTCATTATTAGaataacatttttcaatttaCGTACTAAATTTGATCtccattttattaaaacaaatcaatgtgatccattaaaattaatgtaccATCAAAGTTCTTACCAATCCTATTTGCATTGTAAATATGAAACTGAAAACATTTATTGGAAAAAAGTTATAGCATATCACTGATAGACTAGCAATACCAACTACTGTTTTAGAATTTAGAAGCCCACCTCTAATTTGTAATATTACTAAACATAAAAATGGATTTTGTAATATTAAGACAAACTCCTAAAAGGAAAGTTGGTGTATGAGGAATGAAAGAGTGAAGGAGGTTTTCCATACCAATAGCACTTGAAGAAGCAATAGTAATATATAGGGCTCCTTTCAAACTTTAGAGCCACTCACTCAATCGTACTTTTTCAATTTGTAATACACAGAAGATTGAGGACGTAGGAAATGAGAGCATTAAATCTTCATCCACTGGAGTTGAAGGCAAGCCAGGAATAGTGGCAAGCCAAGGAATCCAAGTACAAGAAGGGTTGAACCTTTTGCATAAACAAGAGGGAATATATGTTGCTCCTAACAACAACAATGACATTTCTTCAGGTTTCTCATTTCttattttctcatttccatCCTATATTTCCATTTCACCCTCTCAAACTTTTTACAGCTTCTGCAGATATCCGTACAAGATTGGGAGCATATAAACATTTTGTTGATCTGGA harbors:
- the LOC108334989 gene encoding uncharacterized protein LOC108334989 isoform X2; this translates as MECLFGFASSVSRDLVCGALNQLRYPCCSKNFVKRLEEEESNLIITKDSVQKFVTHNKKQARKPSEIVDKWLEDAINDVHNVNQLLEEARTQKHCCFGHCPNWIWRYHVGKKLANKTMHLEKFIKEGREYVPFDRIATLPSNTLDILSEKCMNFESRQSAYEQLLDAVKNNDVSMIGLYGMGGCGKTTLAMEVRKLVEAEHLFDKVLFVPVSSTVEVQRIQEKIASSLPFEFPETEEMQRAQRLCSRLTQEKNIFIILDDVWHNLDFGRIGIPSSEHHKGCKILITSRSEAVCTLMDCQRKIYLPILTDEEAWTLFQNKALITEATSDTLKDLGRLISNECKGLPVAIAAVACSLKGKAETVWRVALNKLRHSKPINIERGLTDPYKCLQLSYDNLDDKEAKSLFLLCSVFPEDSEIIVERLVRCAIGLGVVGEVDSYEEARNEVIAAKIKLVSCCLLLDADDERVKMHDIVRDVAHIIAKDENKMIKCEVEKDVRVEQNSVRYLWCVKFPNDLDCSNLEFLCLRTKMKEFDGIFKRMGMLKVLILVNDEYGRTPLLTISFETLTNLRYLFILNYELSDFSFLGGMKNLQSLSLYNCLLPSFPELQTDVAITLKLLDLNGCNIKVKNFEVIKRIPLLEELYIIEIEGEWDANSVDNIEFFKTFSIPETLQRYGIVLGPFGFEDFDGRDIYIHGRTLLLNHFDISNEVIKGLAKRAKDLFVATIHGGAKNIIPDIFQLEGGGLDELNKLKIRDSEELECLIDTHSHSSEVVTLFSKLHTLGIENMRNLRVIWHCFLPANGPFEKLEKLYLSDCPRLTSLFTYVVARSLIKLKILEISRCDELKYILADDDKTEEGEDEFTTGHPVQIFQNLQDVQINSCRELKHIFPANIVGGLGQLKVLMIEECDKLDQIIGDIVPSTDRDKVIEEGTLSSLTSLMIERCGKLGSIFTASIAKNLTSLEELYIRRCKSLKDIVTHERVNKNQEESIVEDEHDVQSDISIFQSLKNLRIIDCVLLEGIFPVSFVGELNDITNKEVADLKDFSSRNNTQIELPALQVLELHHILVGSYDVICPSLRTLSLDIGRYVGFFNINCSSDASEATKRDCIAIKISNSDFDPPVESVECLSKQPHGLNLIMTHNFRKIELKGFDKAKYLFKLSIASSLTMLEILTINECEGLEYIIDTDDEYGKENMKAIFPNLKKLSVYNCFRLKYMFGQYDVANKDYKEIHIQFSALEILTLRNLPNFVSICSTHILTVTWPSLKDFQCYRCLSPFYGSREPIITSTKDPKGIQNHLLTLQTLHITLSDAERIFCLNEHEIELANNSLTLQHLTTLEIWHCGKLEVIFPKSVVRCLPKLKLLTIKECKELRQIIEEGVEDKKLSNLVSPQPCFPKLEALHVGHCHKLKRLFSGANDLPNLHLLAINGANELEELVGCKQGKIKVELPRLKLLIFTHMENFSQEIELHNVKNCIVYKCPKLSLTSTTTFTKLIYDFPRKDFVNTEVRSWEFEFIVKSIYRYSTINDSSEFTSSQKIEDVGNESIKSSSTGVEGKPGIVASQGIQVQEGLNLLHKQEGIYVAPNNNNDISSDIRTRLGAYKHFVDLDDAQISLLVEAITAYPHLWNDSKMFSERFQALRFKILADMLSFVQKESGDNVIPHREKRFHKLCEEATQIGFEITWEEKMRERVVARDPKLEEDIAKRQINENSKSLLHRCSSWDMVRDSQDAEQGNGPKIRLEEGSDLVDKEGEIGVVANDHILAPRNEEPEQEFVAEASTSEIPRIATSLTNSQTVEKPTPSNPLVDTQHTSEPCLMEQKKPLGEIPKSIEQVAVEETIAKNTNMAASSIFSESATSKLDPTVTLLSKSHPHHGETNSTQTEARIAKESEGHPKIIQDFGANDITSLFAPVVVGKKGEDKLVGKTLAELEKYLKMSLKDIVSSETNSLCLLSALNFLSNLPFKDVNVSDGLKHIIDTMHRHLPSILFSFKQGFATTDKLAELEARANEVTIKKKFYDEVQRKEVVLQQQIIRLKEEIRVCEVALSSLEEEKNKCIAETVEYKTELENARKDESQMLEVAHKWSVLCSEYELNRMAATNRS